One region of Quercus lobata isolate SW786 chromosome 2, ValleyOak3.0 Primary Assembly, whole genome shotgun sequence genomic DNA includes:
- the LOC115959721 gene encoding uncharacterized protein LOC115959721 — translation MAPLLSPSVEGEELYLYLAVTPHAVSSALIREEDKVQRSVYYTSKALKGAERRYPQMEKLAFALITASRKLRHYFQAHVINVMTDHSLKKAMNRLEAAGRLIQWAVELSKFDIRYQPRHAIKAQALADFIAEFTPSHNETEDSKRWIVHVDGSSTRHVGGIGVVLQSPEGDKLKHKVRLQYQATNNEVEYEALLKGLELAKSVEAKSICVMGDSQLIMGQVNGMEENVEADTIAKEASADESLEKSDEVQYMPSIDVPEVQQVDNRENWMTPIITYLKDGRLPKEKDEARKVRVRSARYVLMNEVLYKRGFSQPYLRYLAPDEANYVLREVHEGACGNHSGARSLVHKVVRAGYYWPNMQVDAKAYVKVCDQCQRFSNVPRQPSEYLTPMVAPWPFAQ, via the exons ATGGCACCACTGCTGAGTCCATCAGTGGAGGGAGAGGAATTATATTTATACTTAGCGGTAACCCCACATGCTGTGAGCTCAGCATTGATAAGAGAGGAAGATAAAGTGCAAAGATCTGTGTACTATACAAGCAAGGCATTGAAAGGAGCGGAACGACGGTATCCACAAATGGAGAAATTAGCCTTCGCATTGATCACCGCTTCGAGGAAGCTgaggcattatttccaagcacatgtcATTAATGTCATGACAGATCATTCGCTCAAAAAGGCAATGAATAGACTGGAAGCTGCAGGACGATTAATCCAGTGGGCTGTGGAGCTCAGTAAGTTCGATATCAGGTATCAACCAAGGCATGCCATAAAagctcaagccctagcagattttATTGCGGAGTTTACCCCAAGTCATAATGAGACAGAAGACAGTAAGAGATGGATCGTCCACGTGGATGGTTCGTCTACACGGCATGTAGGAGGAATTGGTGTGGTCCTGCAATCCCCAGAAGGAGATAAACTAAAACATAAAGTCCGTCTACAGTACCAAGCGACTAACAATGAAGTTGAATATGAAGCCCTCctcaaagggctagaattggctAAGTCCGTGGAAGCCAAGTCCATATGTGTCATGGGGGATTCCCAACTGATCATGGGGCAAGTGAATGGGAT ggaggagaatGTGGAAGCTGATACTATAGCAAAAGAAGCCTCAGCAGATGAATCATTAGAGAAGTCAGATGAAGTTCAATATATGCCAAGTATAGATGTCCCAGAAGTACAACAGGTGGATAAcagagaaaattggatgactccCATTATAACATACTTGAAAGACGGACGACTACCAAAAGAGAAGGACGAGGCCAGAAAGGTGAGGGTGAGATCAGCTAGATACGTCCTTATGAATGAAGTgttatacaagagaggtttctctcAACCTTACCTTAGATACTTAGCTCCGGACGAAGCAAACTACGTACtgagagaagttcatgaaggggcATGTGGCAATCACTCAGGAGCCAGatcacttgtccacaaggtcgtcCGTGCAGGGTATTACTGGCCGAACATGCAAGTTGATGCTAAAGCATACGTTAAGGTCTGCGACCAGTGCCAGCGATTTAGCAACGTCCCCAGGCAACCATCGGAATACCTCACCCCAATGGTGGCACCGTGGCCCTTCGCACAGTAG
- the LOC115974581 gene encoding prolyl endopeptidase-like, whose translation MFTYTRYANAIFYSPTTFTFSRNSCRLQSLGVLISHPFLPRKQNPNPRYQHYFKFKAFPSFSSSSSSSSFSSIHSSMGSLCALDETLQYPVARRDESVVDDYHGVKISDPYRWLEDPDAEEVKEFVQKQVKLTESVLEKCETRAKLREKITKLFDHPRYNAPFRRGDKYFYFHNTGLQAQSVLYVQDSLDGEPEVLLDPNALSEDGTIALNTYSVSEDAKYLGYALSASGSDWVTIKVMRVEDKKVEADTISWVKFSSIVWTHDSKGFFYSRYPAPKEGENVDAGTETNSNLNHELYYHFLGTDQSEDILCWRDPENPKYSFGASVTDDGKYVLLYIDEGCDPVNKFYYCDLSTLPNGLVGLKGKNDLLPFIKLVDDFDAQYHEIANDDTLFTFLTNKDAPKYKLVRVDLKDPTVWTDVIQEAEKDVLESACAVNGNQMIVSYLSDVKYVLQVRDLKSGSLLHQLPIDIGSVSGISARRKDNVVFFGFTSFLSPGIIYQCNLETEVPSLKIFRETVVPGFDRSEFNVDQVFVPSKDGTKIPAFIVARKNILLDGSHPCLLYGYGGFNISLTPSFSVGRLVLTRHLGAVFCIANIRGGGEYGEEWHKAGSLAKKQNCFDDFISVGEYLISARYTQPRKLCIEGGSNGGLLVGACVNQRPDLFGCVLAHVGVMDMLRFHKFTIGHAWTSDFGCSEKEEEFHWIIKYSPLHNVKRPWEQHPDQPTQYPPIMLLTADHDDRVVPLHSLKLLATMQYVLCTSLEKSPQTNPIIGRIECKAGHGAGRPTQKLIDEAADRYGFMAKMLDASWTD comes from the exons ATGTTCACATACACTCGTTACGCCAATGCCATTTTCTATTCCCCAACGACTTTTACTTTCTCTCGAAATTCTTGCCGCCTCCAAAGTCTAGGTGTATTAATAAGTCACCCCTTCCTTCCAcgcaaacaaaacccaaacccaaggTACCAACATTACTTCAAATTCAAagcttttccttccttttcttcttcatcttcttcttcctcattttCCTCAATCCATTCTTCAATGGGATCGCTTTGTGCCCTAGACGAAACGTTACAGTACCCGGTAGCTCGTCGAGACGAGTCCGTCGTCGATGACTACCACGGCGTTAAAATCTCCGACCCTTATCGATG GCTTGAAGATCCTGATGCAGAGGAAGTGAAAGAGTTTGTGCAAAAGCAAGTGAAATTGACAGAATCGGTGCTTGAGAAATGCGAGACGAGAGCGAAGCTTCGCGAGAAGATTACGAAGCTCTTTGATCATCCACGTTACAATGCGCCTTTTAGGCGAGGAGACAAGTACTTTTACTTCCACAACACTGGCCTCCAAGCCCAAAGCGTCCTCTATGTACAG GATAGTTTGGATGGAGAACCTGAGGTTTTGCTGGATCCAAATGCGCTTAGTGAAGATGGAACTATAGCTTTGAATACGTATTCGGTTAGTGAAGATGCTAAATACTTGGGTTATGCGCTTAGTGCTAGCGGTAGCGATTGGGTGACAATCAAAGTAATGCGTGTTGAGGATAAGAAAGTTGAAGCTGATACTATATCATGG GTTAAGTTTTCTTCCATTGTTTGGACTCATGATAGCAAAGGGTTTTTCTACAGCCGATATCCTGCTCCCAA AGAGGGAGAAAATGTAGATGCTGGAACGGAGACCAATTCTAACCTTAATCATGAGCTATACTATCATTTCTTGGGAACGGATCAGTCGGAAGATATTTTATGTTGGAGAGATCCTGAAAACCCTAAATACTCGTTTGGAGCCAGTGTTACAGATGATGGGAAG TATGTTCTTCTGTACATCGACGAGGGTTGTGACCCTgtgaacaaattttattactGCGACTTGTCTACCCTTCCTAATGGGCTTGTAGgtttgaaggggaaaaatgaCTTGCTCCCATTTATTAAGCTTGTTGATGACTTTGATGCACAATACCATGAAATTGCAAATGATGACACCTTGTTTACTTTCTTGACAAATAAAGATGCTCCAAAATATAAGTTAGTTCGAGTGGATCTGAAGGACCCAACCGTTTGGACTGATGTTATCCAAGAAGCCGAAAAGGATGTACTTGAATCAGCTTGTGCTGTTAATGGTAACCAAATGATTGTGAGTTACCTGAGTGATGTTAAGTATGTTCTTCAGGTAAGGGACTTGAAATCAGGTTCCTTGCTACATCAATTACCCATTGACATTGGGTCAGTTAGTGGGATTTCTGCAAGGCGTAAAGATAATGTGGTCTTTTTTGGTTTTACTAGCTTTCTTTCCCCTGGTATCATTTATCAGTGCAATTTAGAAACTGAGGTGCCCAGTTTGAAGATATTTCGAGAAACTGTTGTTCCTGGGTTTGATCGCTCGGAGTTCAATGTTGATCAG GTTTTTGTGCCTAGTAAGGATGGTACCAAGATACCAGCGTTCATTGTGGCCAGAAAGAATATTCTTTTGGATGGATCACACCCTTGTTTGTTATATGGATATGGTGGATTTAACATTAGTCTTACTCCATCATTCAGCGTTGGTCGCCTTGTACTCACAAGGCATCTAGGTGCTGTTTTTTGCATAGCAAACATCCGTGGCGGTGGGGAGTATGGAGAGGAATGGCATAAAGCAGGCTCACTTGCAAAGAAGCAGAATTGCTTTGATGACTTCATTTCTGTTGGTGAATACCTTATATCTGCTCGTTATACCCAGCCCAGAAAGTTGTGTATTGAAGGTGGAAGCAATGGTGGGCTTCTTGTTGGGGCTTGTGTGAATCAG AGACCTGATCTTTTTGGTTGTGTGTTGGCTCATGTTGGTGTTATGGACATGCTACGATTCCACAAGTTTACCATAG GCCATGCGTGGACTTCTGATTTTGGTTGTTCAGAGAAGGAGGAAGAATTCCATTGGATAATCAA gtATTCTCCACTGCATAATGTCAAGAGACCTTGGGAACAGCACCCGGATCAACCAACCCAATACCCACCCATAATGTTATTGACCGCTGATCATGATGATAGGGTTGTGCCTTTGCATTCATTGAAGTTATTGGCG ACCATGCAGTATGTTCTATGCACAAGCTTAGAGAAGAGCCCCCAGACCAATCCTATTATCGGTCGCATTGAGTGTAAGGCAGGACATGGAGCTGGACGTCCTACACAGAAATTG ATTGATGAAGCTGCTGATCGGTACGGTTTTATGGCTAAGATGTTGGATGCATCATGGACTGACTAA
- the LOC115974582 gene encoding prolyl endopeptidase-like: MGSLCFLDEPLHYPVARRDESVVDDYHGVKIADPYRWLEDPDAEEVKEFVEEQVKLTASVLEKCETREKLREKITKLYDHPRYGAPFKRGDKYFYFHNTGLQAQSVLYVQDSLDGETEVLLDPNALSEDGTVSLSSLSISEDAKYLAYGLSASGSDWVTINVMRVEDKKVEADTLSWVKFSSISWTHDGKGFFYSRYPAPKEGENVDAGTETNSNLYQEVYYHFLGSDQSEDILCWRDPENPKYRFRASVTHDGKYVLLYIKKDSGLVNKFYYCDFSDLPNGLVGLKGKKALLPFIKLIDEFDAFYDAIANDDTLFTFRTNKDAPKYKLIRVDLKEPTVWTDVLQEAEKDVLESACAVNGNQMIVSYLSDVKYVLQTRDLKSGSFLHQLPIDIGTVYGISARRTDNVVFIGFTSFLSPGIIYQCNLETEVPNMKIFHEIVVPGFDRSEFHVDQVFVPSKDGTKIPVFIVARKKILLDGSHSCLLYGYGGFNISITPSFSVGRIVLIRHLGAVFCIANIRGGGEYGEEWHKAGSLAKKQNCFDDFISAAEYLISSGYTQPRKLCIEGGSNGGLLVGACINQRPDLFGCALAHVGVMDMLRYHKFTIGHSWTSDYGCSDKEEEFYWLIKYSPLHNIRRPWEQHLDLPSQYPSTMLLIADHDDRVVPLHSLKLLATMQYVLCTSLEKSPQTNPIIGRIEGKAGHGAGRPTQKLIDGDVDRYGFMAKMLDASWID, encoded by the exons atgGGTTCGCTTTGTTTTCTAGATGAACCTTTGCACTACCCTGTTGCTCGCAGAGACGAGTCCGTCGTCGACGACTACCACGGCGTTAAGATCGCCGACCCTTATCGATG GCTGGAGGATCCTGACGCAGAGGAAGTGAAAGAGTTTGTGGAAGAGCAGGTGAAATTGACAGCGTCGGTGCTCGAGAAATGCGAGACGAGAGAGAAGCTTCGCGAGAAGATTACGAAGCTCTATGATCACCCGCGTTATGGCGCGCCTTTTAAGCGTGGAGACAAGTACTTTTACTTCCACAACACTGGCCTCCAAGCCCAGAGCGTCCTCTACGTACAG GATAGTTTGGATGGAGAGACTGAGGTTTTGCTGGACCCAAATGCGCTTAGTGAAGATGGAACTGTCTCTTTGAGCTCGCTTTCAATTAGTGAGGATGCTAAATACTTGGCCTATGGGCTTAGTGCTAGCGGTAGCGATTGGGTGACAATTAATGTAATGCGGGTTGAGGATAAGAAAGTTGAGGCTGATACATTATCATGG GTTAAGTTTTCGTCTATTAGTTGGACACATGATGGCAAAGGGTTTTTCTACAGTCGATATCCTGCTCCCAA AGAGGGAGAAAATGTAGATGCTGGGACAGAGACCAATTCTAACCTTTATCAGGAGGTATACTATCATTTCTTGGGTTCGGATCAATCTGAAGATATTTTATGCTGGAGAGATCCTGAAAACCCTAAATACAGGTTCAGAGCCAGTGTTACACATGATGGGAAG TATGTTCTCCTGTACATCAAAAAGGATTCTGGCCTTgtcaataaattttattattgtgaCTTTTCTGATCTTCCTAATGGGCTTGTGGGTTTGAAGGGAAAGAAAGCCTTGCTCCCGTTTATTAAGCTTATTGATGAATTTGATGCTTTTTACGATGCCATTGCAAATGATGATACTTTGTTTACCTTTCGGACAAATAAAGATGCTCCAAAATATAAGTTAATCCGAGTAGATCTGAAGGAACCAACTGTTTGGACTGATGTTCTCCAAGAAGCCGAAAAGGATGTACTTGAATCAGCTTGTGCTGTTAATGGTAACCAAATGATTGTGAGTTACCTGAGTGATGTTAAGTATGTTCTACAGACAAGGGACTTGAAATCAGGTTCCTTTCTACATCAATTACCCATTGACATTGGGACAGTCTATGGGATTTCTGCAAGGCGCACAGACAATGTGGTTTTTATTGGGTTTACTAGCTTTCTTAGCCCTGGAATTATTTATCAGTGTAATTTAGAAACTGAGGTTCCCAATATGAAGATATTTCATGAAATTGTTGTTCCTGGGTTTGATCGCTCAGAGTTCCATGTTGATCAG GTTTTTGTGCCTAGTAAGGATGGTACCAAGATACCAGTGTTCATTGTGGCCAGAAAGAAAATTCTTTTGGATGGATCACACTCTTGTTTGTTATATGGATATGGTGGATTTAACATTAGCATTACACCATCATTCAGTGTTGGTCGTATTGTACTCATAAGGCATCTAGGTGCTGTTTTCTGCATAGCAAACATTCGTGGTGGTGGAGAATACGGAGAGGAATGGCATAAAGCAGGCTCACTTGCAAAGAAGCAGAATTGCTTTGATGACTTCATTTCTGCCGCTGAATATCTTATATCTTCTGGCTATACCCAACCCAGAAAGTTGTGTATTGAAGGTGGAAGCAATGGTGGGCTTCTTGTTGGGGCTTGCATAAATCAG aGACCTGAtctttttggttgtgctttgGCTCATGTTGGTGTTATGGACATGCTGCGATATCATAAGTTTACTATAG GCCATTCATGGACTTCTGATTATGGTTGTTCAGACAAGGAGGAAGAATTTTACTGGCTAATCAA gTATTCTCCACTACATAATATCAGGAGACCTTGGGAACAGCATCTGGATCTACCTTCCCAGTATCCATCCACAATGTTATTGATTGCTGATCATGATGATAGGGTTGTGCCATTGCACTCATTGAAGTTACTAGCG ACCATGCAATATGTTCTGTGCACAAGCTTGGAGAAAAGCCCCCAGACCAATCCTATTATCGGTCGCATTGAGGGTAAGGCAGGACATGGAGCTGGACGTCCTACACAGAAATTG ATTGATGGAGATGTTGACCGTTATGGTTTTATGGCTAAGATGTTGGATGCATCATGGATTGACTAG
- the LOC115959698 gene encoding uncharacterized protein LOC115959698 yields MEDENAQPKFKRMYIRYNAQKLVFLGGCRPIIGLDGCHLKGRFGGQILSAIARDANDNIFLVAFAVERTKIHEYGFYSSFQMTLRIQSNLIWSSSGIILAIEMLFPTCEHKYCVKHIYNNFKVDHKGLELKDALWRCARATTIREFERRMQEMKDLDVKAWEYLADINPAQWSKSHFSSRVLCDCLANNLSESFNAMILEARDKPILAMLKWIRVRLMTKQYKKMKSIAKYTGKVCPNIQDKLEKLKHESIPFSATPASSFMYEVDNGCERHVIDLAKKACSSRIWDLTGLPCKHGISAIVKNLEKMEDYVHPCYLKETFAETYKEIIQPMSSQSEWVETNQPAPVAPHVYKPPGRPPKQRKRDPKESRNSYRVSRMNKTIKCAKCKKEGHNARGCKAQGSKYTKTKQTATPQTASQPPSTRSQSVYRIFDQTASQPIPNNRFEAATQPPTRSRANWFSSSSQSSFHTPRETWDSLPSQPSASVSTSGVPSQGSDGGAVRGFKGRKFQPIGGKDKNAAGKGTKSSK; encoded by the exons ATGGAAGATGAAAATGCACAGCCCAAATTTAAGAGAATGTATATCAGGTATAATGCAcaaaaacttgtgtttttggGAGGTTGTAGACCAATCATTGGTTTAGATGGGTGCCACTTGAAAGGGAGATTTGGGGGGCAAATACTTTCTGCCATAGCTAGAGATGcaaatgataatattttcctaGTTGCATTTGCTGTTGAGAGAACAAAGATTCATGAGTATGGTTTCTACAGCAGTTTTCAGATGACATTGAGAATCCAGAGCAACTTAATCTGGTCTTCATCA GGCATTATACTTGCAATTGAGATGCTGTTCCCAACTTGTGAGCATAAGTATTGTGTGAAGCATATCTATAATAATTTCAAAGTGGATCATAAGGGCTTGGAGTTGAAGGATGCACTGTGGAGATGTGCTAGAGCCACAACAATCAGGGAGTTTGAGAGAAGAATGCAGGAAATGAAGGATTTGGATGTCAAGGCATGGGAGTATCTTGCTGACATCAACCCTGCACAATGGTCTAAGTCTCACTTTAGTAGTAGAGTTTTGTGTGACTGTTTAGCTAATAACTTGAGTGAGTCTTTTAATGCCATGATCTTAGAAGCTAGGGATAAGCCAATTTTAGCAATGTTGAAGTGGATCAGAGTTAGGCTCATgaccaaacaatacaaaaagatGAAAAGTATAGCAAAATACACTGGAAAGGTTTGTCCTAATATTCAAGACAAATTAGAGAAGTTAAAACATGAATCTATACCTTTCAGTGCTACTCCAGCAAGCAGTTTCATGTATGAGGTTGATAATGGTTGTGAGAGACATGTGATTGACTTGGCTAAGAAAGCATGCAGCAGTAGGATTTGGGATTTGACAGGACTTCCTTGCAAACATGGGATCTCTGCTATTGTTAAGAACCTAGAGAAAATGGAGGACTATGTGCATCCTTGTTACTTGAAAGAGACATTTGCTGAAACTTACAAAGAGATAATACAACCAATGTCTAGCCAATCTGAGTGGGTTGAGACTAACCAACCTGCTCCTGTTGCTCCTCATGTGTATAAACCACCTGGCAGACCaccaaagcaaagaaaaagagatccTAAAGAGTCAAGGAACTCTTATAGAGTTTCTAGGATGAACAAGACAATCAAGTGTGCGAAGTGCAAGAAAGAAGGACATAATGCAAGAGGGTGCAAG GCACAAGGCAGtaaatatacaaaaacaaagcaGACTGCAACACCTCAAACTGCATCTCAGCCACCAAGTACTAGATCTCAATCTGTATACAGAATTTTTGATCAAACTGCATCTCAACCTATACCAAACAATAGATTTGAGGCAGCAACTCAACCTCCAACTAGATCTAGGGCCAACTGGTTCTCTTCATCCTCACAATCGAGCTTCCATACCCCTAGAGAGACATGGGATTCTTTACCATCTCAG CCAAGTGCATCTGTGAGCACTAGTGGTGTACCAAGTCAAGGAAGTGATGGTGGTGCTGTTAGGGGGTTTAAAGGCAGAAAGTTTCAACCAATTGGTGGAAAGGACAAGAATGCAGCTGGCAAGGGCACTAAAAGTAGTAAATGA